The Gammaproteobacteria bacterium genome window below encodes:
- a CDS encoding aminotransferase class IV, which produces MAQERVAYINGDYLPESEVKVSFRDRGFVLGDAIFDTARTFEGKIFRLDDHINRLYRSLKAVGMDPGLSPEEMTQISQTVVEKNLPLRGEGDDYWVFQRVTRGEKSIVGDAQQGSGATVIVECTPLPLKARAPMFRDGIDVLTPVIRRIPPECLSPNIKNVNYMNLVLAEDEVRRNAEHPWAVLLDTRGFLCEGIGSNIFLVRDGTLFTPRPQFVLEGVSRQIVIDLAVELDISVSEEDLTTFQAETADEAFMTSTSLCLCPARSYNGKTLGDGKVPGPVTTQLTAAFSKLVGYDFVGQYLRTLTAT; this is translated from the coding sequence ATGGCTCAAGAACGGGTTGCATACATCAACGGTGACTATCTGCCGGAAAGTGAAGTCAAGGTCTCGTTTCGGGATCGCGGCTTTGTGCTGGGCGACGCCATATTTGACACCGCGCGGACATTTGAGGGAAAGATCTTCAGGCTCGATGATCATATCAATCGTCTTTACCGGTCATTGAAGGCCGTGGGCATGGATCCCGGCCTGTCACCTGAGGAAATGACGCAAATCAGTCAGACGGTGGTTGAAAAAAATTTACCCTTACGCGGAGAGGGTGACGATTACTGGGTGTTTCAGCGGGTGACGCGCGGTGAAAAATCCATCGTCGGCGATGCGCAGCAGGGTAGCGGGGCAACGGTGATCGTTGAATGCACGCCCTTGCCTTTAAAAGCCCGTGCGCCGATGTTCCGGGACGGGATAGACGTGTTGACACCGGTTATTCGGCGGATACCGCCTGAATGCCTGAGCCCGAATATCAAGAACGTCAACTATATGAACCTGGTGCTGGCGGAAGACGAGGTCCGCAGAAACGCCGAACACCCGTGGGCTGTCTTGTTGGATACGAGGGGGTTTCTGTGTGAGGGTATCGGCAGCAATATCTTCCTGGTGCGTGACGGCACGCTGTTCACCCCGCGTCCTCAGTTTGTTCTGGAAGGGGTGAGTCGGCAGATCGTGATCGACCTGGCAGTTGAACTAGACATTTCGGTGTCAGAAGAAGATCTGACTACGTTTCAAGCAGAAACGGCCGACGAGGCGTTTATGACCTCGACCAGCCTGTGTCTGTGCCCTGCGCGCAGTTACAACGGTAAAACGCTGGGTGACGGTAAAGTCCCTGGGCCAGTTACCACCCAGCTGACAGCAGCATTTTCCAAACTGGTGGGTTACGATTTTGTGGGCCAGTACCTGCGGACACTGACTGCGACATGA
- a CDS encoding glucose 1-dehydrogenase, protein MDLPRTPSFRLDGRKALVTGAGRGIGLAAASALADAGADVCLLARTGSEVSEAAGAICARGDAATAMALDVTDTAAMTQLISEQGPFQVLVNNAGTNRPALCIDYTETDYDDVMALNVRSVYFTTRAVARGLVAADLDGSIINISSQMGHVGGPGRTVYCASKHAVEGFTKALAWELGGSGIRVNTLCPTFIETPMTEPMLEDKAFKDQVLSQIALGRVGQVEDLMGAVVYLASDASRLVTGSALMVDGGWTAV, encoded by the coding sequence ATGGATCTACCGCGCACACCTTCGTTCAGGCTCGATGGTCGTAAAGCCCTGGTGACCGGCGCCGGACGCGGTATCGGCCTGGCGGCAGCGTCGGCGTTGGCCGACGCCGGCGCCGATGTCTGTCTGTTGGCCAGAACCGGTAGTGAGGTATCAGAAGCCGCTGGCGCAATCTGTGCCCGCGGTGATGCTGCAACTGCGATGGCGCTGGATGTTACGGACACCGCAGCAATGACACAGCTGATTTCAGAGCAGGGACCCTTCCAGGTGCTGGTCAACAATGCCGGTACCAACCGGCCGGCGCTGTGTATCGATTACACCGAGACCGATTACGACGACGTGATGGCACTGAATGTCAGATCAGTTTACTTCACCACCCGTGCCGTGGCCCGCGGTTTGGTTGCGGCAGACCTCGATGGCTCGATCATCAACATTTCATCGCAGATGGGACATGTGGGTGGGCCCGGACGAACCGTTTATTGCGCCAGCAAGCACGCCGTGGAAGGTTTTACCAAGGCGCTGGCCTGGGAACTGGGTGGGTCGGGAATACGGGTGAACACGTTGTGCCCGACATTTATTGAGACCCCAATGACAGAACCAATGCTCGAAGACAAAGCATTTAAGGACCAGGTGTTGTCTCAGATTGCATTGGGTCGGGTGGGTCAGGTCGAAGACCTGATGGGTGCGGTGGTTTATCTGGCATCGGATGCATCGCGCCTGGTGACCGGTTCCGCACTGATGGTCGACGGCGGCTGGACTGCTGTCTGA
- the hisD gene encoding histidinol dehydrogenase yields the protein MARYLKKGKGAAEVAEGDAKVRATVESILADIESRGDDAVRELSEKFDSWSPPSFRLTEKDIQNAIDQVPAQDLEDIQFAQAQVRNFAQKQKACLNDLEIETLPGIVLGHRNIPVSSIGCYVPGGKYPMVASAHMSIVTAKVAGVKHITATAPPHEGGPHPAIVAAMHYGGADEILVLGGIQAVAAMALGTQTISAVDMLVGPGNMFVAEAKRQLYGRVGIDLFAGPTETLVIADDSVDAELCAIDLLGQAEHGPTSPAVLLTDSESLAKDTLDEVARQLEILPTADIAAESWASYGQVIVCETVDEMVTEANRLAFEHVQVMTRDPDYFLEHLTNYGALFLGPRTNVSYGDKVIGTNHTLPTKGAARYTGGLWVGKFMKTCTYQRVLTDAASTMIGEYCSRLCAIEGFAGHGEQANVRVRRYGNRDVPWYSAVER from the coding sequence ATGGCACGGTATCTGAAGAAAGGCAAAGGTGCTGCCGAGGTTGCTGAGGGCGATGCAAAAGTCAGGGCCACGGTTGAAAGCATTCTGGCAGACATAGAATCGCGTGGCGACGATGCGGTTCGCGAACTGTCGGAAAAATTCGATTCCTGGAGTCCGCCGTCTTTTCGCCTGACCGAAAAAGACATTCAGAATGCGATAGACCAGGTACCGGCTCAGGACCTTGAGGATATCCAATTTGCCCAGGCCCAGGTCCGAAATTTCGCACAGAAACAGAAAGCGTGTCTGAATGATCTTGAGATCGAAACCCTGCCGGGTATAGTGCTGGGTCACCGCAATATTCCGGTGAGCAGCATCGGCTGTTATGTGCCTGGCGGCAAGTATCCGATGGTCGCCTCTGCTCACATGAGCATCGTGACGGCCAAGGTGGCCGGCGTAAAACACATCACGGCGACTGCGCCACCACACGAAGGTGGTCCACACCCTGCGATTGTCGCCGCCATGCACTACGGCGGTGCCGATGAGATTCTGGTGCTCGGCGGTATACAGGCGGTTGCAGCGATGGCGCTGGGCACCCAGACCATCTCTGCGGTCGACATGCTGGTCGGCCCGGGCAATATGTTCGTCGCCGAGGCCAAGCGGCAACTCTACGGTCGTGTCGGGATCGATCTGTTTGCCGGCCCGACCGAAACCCTGGTGATTGCGGATGACTCAGTCGATGCAGAGTTGTGTGCGATCGATCTGCTGGGGCAGGCCGAACACGGGCCGACGTCTCCGGCGGTGCTACTGACCGATTCTGAAAGTCTTGCCAAAGACACCCTAGACGAGGTAGCGCGTCAGCTCGAGATTCTGCCGACTGCTGATATAGCCGCAGAATCCTGGGCCAGCTACGGCCAGGTGATCGTATGTGAAACGGTCGACGAAATGGTCACTGAAGCCAATCGCCTGGCGTTTGAACACGTGCAGGTAATGACCCGAGATCCTGATTATTTTCTGGAGCACCTGACCAACTATGGTGCACTCTTTCTGGGGCCCAGGACAAACGTATCCTATGGAGACAAAGTAATCGGCACCAACCACACGCTGCCGACTAAAGGGGCTGCGCGCTACACCGGCGGGCTGTGGGTTGGCAAATTCATGAAGACCTGTACCTATCAGCGCGTACTCACGGATGCGGCCTCGACCATGATCGGAGAGTACTGTTCTCGACTGTGTGCGATCGAAGGCTTTGCCGGTCATGGTGAACAGGCCAATGTACGGGTGCGGCGCTACGGTAATCGCGATGTACCGTGGTATTCGGCGGTTGAGCGCTGA
- a CDS encoding AMP-binding protein — MFDLSPVLDQLSVPGNFDIAVPEYFNFGVDVIDARAADGDKTAYIWVDRSGSVVEHHSFSDLSQASTRFANVLHQIGARKGDCAVVIMPRVPAWYEVVIGCIKAGVVAMPGTNLLTAKDIEYRINKSNATVAVVSMEHVSKIETIKDHCPTLQHLILIGGEQDRWISYDKACAEAGAQADPGAVVHSRSDEMMMAYFTSGTTSLPKLVPRDHGYALGHVVTGNYWMDLTENDVHWTLSDTGWAKAAWGMLFPQWLFGTAVVLYDGDAKFDADIHLRLIGELGVTTFCAPPTVYRLFAQMDLSGYDLGSLRHSLSAGEPLNPEAIRMWKDVTGTMVHDGYGQTETVNIVANVPGMEIRPGSMGKPVPGMDVQIVDGDGKICDDGEIGHIALQVGGVQPLGLFDGYYEDEKNLNRDSFQHGWYYTGDTATRDADGYIWFVGRSDDIISSAGYRISPFEVESVLLEHPAVVESAVVAKPDELRGEIVKAHIVVAEGYEPDDALKTLIQDYVKETTAPYKYPREIEFRESLPKTISGKIRRVELREES; from the coding sequence ATGTTCGATCTCAGTCCCGTTCTTGACCAGTTGTCGGTTCCGGGTAATTTCGATATCGCAGTGCCGGAGTATTTCAACTTTGGTGTTGATGTCATTGATGCGCGCGCCGCTGACGGCGACAAGACAGCGTATATCTGGGTAGACCGTTCGGGTTCCGTGGTCGAGCATCATTCGTTTTCGGATCTCAGCCAGGCGTCAACCCGATTTGCCAACGTGCTGCATCAGATTGGTGCCCGCAAGGGTGACTGTGCAGTCGTGATCATGCCCCGCGTGCCGGCCTGGTACGAGGTGGTCATCGGTTGCATCAAGGCAGGTGTAGTGGCGATGCCGGGGACCAATCTGCTGACCGCAAAGGACATCGAATACCGGATCAACAAATCAAACGCCACAGTGGCCGTGGTATCCATGGAACACGTCTCTAAGATTGAGACGATTAAGGACCACTGTCCGACACTGCAGCACCTGATCCTGATTGGGGGTGAACAGGACCGCTGGATCAGTTACGACAAAGCGTGCGCTGAAGCAGGTGCCCAGGCCGATCCGGGTGCTGTGGTGCATTCCCGAAGTGATGAAATGATGATGGCTTATTTCACATCCGGTACCACGTCGCTACCTAAATTGGTGCCGCGCGATCATGGCTATGCGCTGGGCCATGTGGTGACGGGCAACTACTGGATGGACCTGACGGAAAACGACGTTCACTGGACACTGTCCGATACCGGTTGGGCCAAGGCCGCCTGGGGTATGCTGTTCCCGCAATGGTTGTTCGGAACTGCAGTGGTGCTCTATGACGGTGATGCGAAATTCGATGCCGATATTCACCTGCGGCTCATCGGTGAGCTCGGTGTCACCACATTTTGTGCACCGCCCACGGTCTACCGGCTGTTCGCGCAAATGGACTTGTCCGGTTATGACCTCGGTTCGCTGCGCCATTCTCTGAGCGCCGGCGAACCGCTGAACCCGGAAGCGATCAGAATGTGGAAAGATGTTACCGGCACCATGGTGCATGACGGGTATGGACAGACCGAAACCGTCAATATTGTTGCCAATGTCCCGGGTATGGAAATCCGGCCCGGCTCCATGGGCAAGCCTGTTCCGGGCATGGATGTCCAGATTGTCGATGGTGACGGCAAGATCTGTGATGACGGTGAAATAGGGCACATCGCCTTGCAGGTCGGCGGTGTTCAGCCGCTGGGCCTTTTCGACGGTTATTACGAAGACGAGAAAAATCTCAACCGGGATTCATTCCAGCATGGCTGGTATTACACCGGCGACACCGCGACCCGCGATGCTGACGGCTACATCTGGTTTGTCGGGCGCTCTGACGACATCATCAGTTCTGCCGGCTACAGGATCAGCCCGTTCGAGGTCGAAAGCGTCTTGCTGGAACACCCCGCGGTGGTCGAGTCTGCGGTCGTTGCCAAACCCGATGAACTCCGCGGTGAAATCGTTAAGGCCCATATTGTGGTGGCTGAAGGATACGAACCCGACGACGCACTTAAAACACTGATTCAAGACTATGTCAAAGAGACCACTGCGCCGTATAAATATCCCAGGGAGATCGAATTTCGTGAGAGCCTGCCCAAGACGATCTCGGGAAAAATAAGGCGTGTTGAACTGCGCGAAGAATCTTGA
- a CDS encoding NAD(P)-dependent oxidoreductase: MGNFSDKRVVISGASRGIGLAIGKRLAADGASIAILAKTAEPHPKLPGTIYTAAEEIVQAGGRALPLITDIRSEEQVQAAVAETVQAFGGIDICINNASAISLTPTAQTEMRRFDLMFGVNVRGTFMLSRECLPHLLEADNPHILNISPPLDMQQKWFAPNVAYTMSKFGMSQCVLGMAGELADKGVAVNALWPHSVIATAAISNVLAGDAALAYCRSPQIMADAAAAILAKDSREFSGNFCVDDVLLAQEGVTDFSGYRMDPEKPLWSDFFVPDGTPEIEPLLAVGNPAP; this comes from the coding sequence ATGGGCAATTTTTCCGATAAACGGGTGGTGATTTCTGGTGCCAGCCGCGGCATCGGGTTGGCGATTGGCAAACGGCTTGCAGCCGATGGTGCGAGCATTGCCATTCTGGCCAAGACTGCAGAACCCCACCCTAAATTGCCAGGCACCATCTATACCGCCGCCGAGGAGATTGTCCAGGCTGGCGGCAGGGCGCTGCCACTGATTACGGACATTCGAAGCGAAGAGCAGGTGCAGGCAGCCGTTGCCGAAACTGTGCAGGCATTTGGCGGCATTGATATCTGTATCAACAACGCCAGTGCGATCTCATTAACCCCGACCGCACAGACTGAAATGCGCAGGTTCGATCTGATGTTTGGCGTCAACGTGCGCGGAACATTCATGCTGTCGCGCGAATGCCTGCCTCACCTCCTGGAAGCGGACAACCCCCACATATTGAACATTTCCCCGCCACTGGATATGCAGCAGAAATGGTTCGCACCCAATGTGGCCTACACCATGTCGAAATTCGGGATGAGTCAGTGTGTGCTGGGTATGGCCGGGGAACTGGCCGATAAAGGTGTTGCTGTAAATGCCCTGTGGCCGCACTCGGTGATTGCCACGGCGGCAATCAGCAATGTCCTCGCTGGTGACGCCGCATTGGCCTATTGTCGCTCGCCACAGATCATGGCGGATGCCGCGGCGGCGATACTGGCAAAGGATTCGCGGGAATTCAGTGGTAACTTCTGTGTCGATGATGTGTTACTGGCGCAGGAAGGTGTCACCGACTTCAGTGGTTACCGCATGGATCCGGAGAAGCCACTGTGGAGCGATTTTTTTGTGCCGGATGGCACACCTGAAATCGAGCCACTGCTGGCGGTTGGCAATCCCGCGCCGTAG
- a CDS encoding CoA transferase codes for MAGIGPGPFCAMLLADMGADVVRVDRKSPTAGFDKDYQILNRGRRSIALDLKDPDDLETVLRLIEKADALVEGFRPGVMERLGLGPDVCFMRNPAIVYGRMTGWGQAGPLSHAAGHDINYIALTGALHAIGNVDQGPVPPLNLVGDFGGGAMYLAFGLMCGLHEVQSSGQGQIVDVAMTDGAAHLMAMMYSLKHSQMWSDVRGSNFLDGGAHFYGTFECADGEWVAIGSIEPQFYALLLEKAGVDDERFKRQMDAANWPALKNALAQIFRSKTRDQWCALMEGTDVCFAPVLSMTEAPGHPHNMARQTFVEYDGVVQPAPAPRFSRTEPELSRSPPAPGEHTAEILKDWGIGLS; via the coding sequence ATGGCAGGAATCGGGCCCGGCCCGTTTTGTGCCATGTTACTTGCCGATATGGGTGCGGACGTTGTTCGGGTAGACCGAAAGAGTCCTACGGCAGGTTTTGATAAAGACTATCAAATTCTTAATCGCGGACGGCGCTCGATTGCGCTTGATCTAAAAGATCCAGACGATCTTGAAACCGTACTCAGGTTGATCGAGAAAGCCGATGCCCTGGTCGAAGGATTTCGGCCAGGTGTTATGGAACGACTGGGTCTGGGTCCCGATGTCTGTTTTATGCGGAATCCGGCGATCGTCTACGGCCGTATGACGGGTTGGGGGCAGGCGGGTCCGCTGTCTCACGCCGCTGGACACGATATCAACTACATCGCGTTGACCGGTGCGTTGCACGCCATCGGAAACGTTGACCAGGGTCCGGTGCCGCCGCTCAATCTGGTGGGGGATTTTGGCGGCGGTGCTATGTATCTTGCCTTTGGGCTGATGTGTGGCCTGCACGAGGTGCAATCCTCCGGGCAGGGTCAGATCGTTGACGTGGCCATGACCGATGGTGCTGCCCATTTGATGGCCATGATGTACAGTCTGAAACATAGTCAAATGTGGTCGGATGTCCGTGGTTCCAACTTCCTTGACGGTGGTGCACACTTTTATGGGACATTCGAGTGTGCCGACGGCGAGTGGGTGGCCATTGGTTCAATTGAGCCACAGTTTTATGCGCTGTTGCTGGAAAAAGCCGGTGTGGACGATGAACGCTTCAAACGACAGATGGACGCTGCGAACTGGCCGGCGCTCAAAAACGCACTGGCGCAAATTTTCCGCAGCAAGACACGGGATCAGTGGTGCGCCCTCATGGAAGGTACGGATGTGTGTTTTGCGCCGGTCCTGTCCATGACCGAGGCGCCCGGTCATCCCCACAACATGGCGCGGCAGACGTTCGTTGAATACGACGGTGTAGTGCAGCCCGCACCGGCACCACGTTTCAGCCGAACCGAACCGGAACTCAGCCGCAGTCCACCCGCGCCGGGTGAGCACACGGCGGAGATCCTTAAGGACTGGGGGATCGGCCTGTCCTGA
- a CDS encoding TIGR03084 family metal-binding protein, which produces MFQQPLDFRDESEALFQLVDKLSDDKLCRQTQFKHWTLNDIVTHLHMWNWAADLSLTDESALLEFIGRVKAAIPQIGMRQFETDWVDGLAGRALVSRWREYYSDMAARWVDADPKARLKWAGPDMSVLSSITARLMETWAHGQAVYDLLGVKRVDTDRIHNIAVLGVNTFKWTFLNRGWTVPDQVPQVELVAPSGECWSWNESNPDDRISGSATEFCQVVTQTRNIADTQLMVSGPVAERWIANAQCFAGPPETPPAAGTRAASNIVD; this is translated from the coding sequence ATGTTTCAGCAACCGCTCGATTTTCGGGACGAAAGCGAAGCGCTCTTCCAGTTAGTCGATAAACTGAGCGATGACAAGCTCTGTCGTCAGACGCAGTTCAAGCACTGGACCCTCAACGACATTGTTACGCATCTGCACATGTGGAACTGGGCGGCGGATTTGTCGCTGACCGATGAATCGGCACTGCTTGAATTTATCGGGCGGGTCAAAGCAGCGATTCCTCAGATCGGCATGCGGCAGTTCGAAACTGATTGGGTCGACGGTCTTGCCGGCCGGGCGCTGGTCAGCAGGTGGCGCGAGTATTACAGCGATATGGCAGCCCGCTGGGTCGATGCTGACCCGAAGGCCCGCCTGAAATGGGCCGGACCCGACATGAGTGTGCTGTCGAGTATTACCGCCCGCCTGATGGAAACCTGGGCGCACGGGCAGGCCGTTTATGATCTGCTTGGAGTCAAGCGAGTGGATACAGACCGTATCCACAACATTGCGGTGTTGGGGGTGAATACATTCAAGTGGACTTTTCTTAACCGCGGCTGGACAGTTCCGGATCAGGTACCCCAGGTCGAGTTGGTGGCGCCCTCCGGCGAGTGCTGGAGCTGGAATGAATCCAATCCGGATGATCGGATCAGCGGGTCGGCCACCGAGTTCTGCCAGGTGGTCACCCAGACCCGAAATATCGCAGATACCCAACTGATGGTTTCAGGTCCGGTCGCTGAACGCTGGATAGCCAACGCCCAGTGTTTTGCAGGGCCGCCTGAGACACCACCCGCTGCCGGGACACGCGCAGCATCCAACATAGTAGACTGA
- a CDS encoding nitronate monooxygenase, with translation MKSAVCEMLGIEFPLLAFSHCRDVVAAVSRAGGMGVFGAVRYSPEQLREELTWIDDHCGGKPYGVDLIVPNRFEGKGEELDSVDLVKALPLSHRDFISGVLQAHDIDGGALDEEENGRLNFARNLEEAGAADMLDVAFSFPIRLIANALGTPPRVMIDQAKSRDVPVAALVGTRVHAVAQIAAGVNILVAVGGEAGGHCGNISTMVLIPEVVSVAGDTPVLAAGGIVTGRQMAAAMAMGAAGAWCGSVWLTTVEAEPLPVIKEKLLSATSSDTVRSRSRTGKPSRQLRSPWTDAWEQGDQAPLPMPLQSLLVEPALLRIDKLAQSGHAGARDLATYWVGQGVGLMNQEKTAAAVVQEFKVDFLDACERLTASLEAAA, from the coding sequence ATGAAATCTGCCGTGTGTGAAATGTTGGGCATCGAGTTTCCGTTACTGGCCTTTAGCCATTGCCGGGACGTGGTCGCTGCCGTATCCCGTGCGGGGGGTATGGGAGTGTTTGGTGCGGTCCGTTATTCGCCCGAGCAGCTGCGCGAAGAACTCACCTGGATCGACGATCATTGCGGGGGCAAGCCCTATGGCGTTGATTTGATTGTGCCCAACCGGTTTGAGGGCAAAGGTGAGGAACTCGACAGTGTCGATCTGGTCAAGGCCCTTCCCCTGAGCCATCGTGATTTTATTTCCGGCGTTCTCCAGGCACATGATATTGACGGCGGTGCTCTGGATGAAGAAGAGAATGGCCGGTTGAATTTTGCCCGCAATCTGGAAGAGGCCGGTGCCGCCGACATGCTGGATGTCGCTTTCTCGTTTCCGATCCGTCTCATAGCCAACGCTCTGGGTACGCCGCCACGCGTGATGATCGATCAAGCCAAGTCCCGCGATGTGCCGGTAGCCGCGCTGGTCGGTACTCGGGTCCATGCGGTTGCTCAGATCGCGGCCGGCGTGAATATTCTGGTTGCTGTGGGGGGTGAGGCCGGTGGTCACTGCGGAAATATCTCGACCATGGTGCTGATTCCCGAAGTGGTTTCCGTCGCGGGGGACACACCGGTGCTTGCGGCTGGTGGGATCGTCACGGGCCGACAGATGGCGGCTGCGATGGCCATGGGAGCAGCCGGCGCCTGGTGTGGTTCGGTTTGGTTGACGACGGTCGAGGCCGAACCGTTGCCGGTGATCAAGGAAAAGCTGCTGTCTGCAACGTCCAGCGATACCGTACGCAGCCGTTCTCGAACCGGCAAACCTTCACGCCAGCTACGCTCACCCTGGACCGATGCCTGGGAGCAAGGCGATCAGGCGCCTTTGCCGATGCCGTTGCAGTCACTGCTGGTGGAACCCGCACTGCTGCGGATCGACAAACTCGCCCAGAGCGGTCATGCCGGCGCCCGGGATCTGGCAACCTACTGGGTTGGTCAGGGGGTCGGATTGATGAACCAGGAAAAAACAGCGGCGGCGGTGGTGCAGGAATTCAAGGTAGATTTTTTGGATGCCTGCGAACGTTTAACCGCCAGCCTGGAGGCTGCGGCCTAG
- a CDS encoding ATP-grasp domain-containing protein: protein MRTATALGYRSIAVYSEADALAPHVRQANDAVCIGPAPVAQSYLDIEHMLAAARETDAGAIHPGYGFLSENADFAAACEAAGIVFIGPSAAAVELMGNKARAKAHMASAGVLCVPGYAGEDPSDDAFIEAASRIGYPVMIKAAAGGGGRGMRQVDDPAALTKALARARSEAQHAFGSDEVILEKALQGPRHVEVQIMADEQGHVIHLGERDCSVQRRHQKVIEEAPCPAMTDKLRSAMGETAVTAAKSIGYRGAGTVEFLLDEGGDFFFLEMNTRLQVEHPVTEMITGLDLVAMQIDIAQGLPLTLTQADVQFSGHAIEARLYAEDPSRGFLPCTGTVALWQPGRAEHVRIDAGIDNGLQIGPHYDPMLAKFIAWGDDRESARRRLADALTKTVLFGLTTNRTFLVDVLNRPAFADGCATTAFIDQAFGPEDLSPAVPGVEHAAVAAVMQYRWQRDAARQRALLVPADLLGWSSTGSLVSRYRYGLAGNALDLTVSARGDDYRVRSEGAEIAVRMVADSENKARIEVDGRTIEVVYEAQSQTRAYLFMDGEAWCFDNQMVAAALSETQAGNGRVLAPMHGRVTEIMVKAGDVVRKGQRLASLEAMKMEHEIDAPVDGTVEQVVCALQVQVAIDDVLFEIS, encoded by the coding sequence ATGCGAACGGCGACTGCACTGGGATACCGGAGCATTGCGGTTTATTCGGAGGCCGATGCACTCGCGCCGCATGTGCGCCAGGCTAATGACGCGGTCTGCATCGGACCGGCACCGGTCGCACAGTCCTATCTCGATATTGAGCACATGCTGGCGGCGGCGCGGGAAACGGACGCCGGTGCGATTCATCCAGGGTACGGGTTTCTGTCTGAAAATGCTGACTTTGCGGCAGCCTGCGAGGCAGCAGGTATCGTGTTTATAGGTCCCAGCGCAGCTGCGGTGGAACTGATGGGGAATAAGGCACGCGCCAAAGCCCATATGGCATCGGCCGGTGTTCTCTGCGTGCCGGGTTACGCAGGGGAGGACCCGTCCGACGATGCGTTTATTGAAGCGGCCAGCCGGATTGGTTACCCGGTGATGATCAAGGCTGCGGCAGGTGGCGGTGGGCGGGGCATGCGCCAGGTGGACGATCCGGCGGCGTTGACGAAAGCCCTGGCCCGGGCCCGCTCGGAGGCCCAGCACGCATTTGGTTCGGACGAGGTCATCCTGGAAAAAGCCCTGCAGGGGCCACGCCACGTTGAAGTACAGATCATGGCGGATGAACAGGGTCACGTGATTCACCTGGGTGAGCGTGACTGCTCAGTCCAGCGACGCCACCAGAAAGTCATTGAGGAGGCACCGTGTCCCGCGATGACGGACAAGTTGCGTTCCGCTATGGGGGAGACCGCGGTCACGGCGGCCAAGAGTATCGGTTACCGTGGTGCAGGTACCGTCGAGTTTCTGCTCGATGAAGGCGGCGACTTCTTCTTCCTGGAGATGAATACCCGGTTGCAGGTCGAACATCCGGTCACCGAGATGATTACTGGACTCGATCTGGTGGCGATGCAGATTGATATTGCACAAGGCCTACCGCTGACACTAACCCAGGCGGATGTTCAGTTCAGCGGTCACGCCATCGAAGCCCGACTGTACGCTGAAGATCCGAGCCGTGGTTTTTTACCCTGTACTGGCACAGTGGCGCTGTGGCAGCCTGGCAGGGCCGAGCATGTTCGCATCGATGCGGGCATCGACAACGGCCTTCAGATCGGTCCTCACTATGATCCGATGCTGGCCAAGTTCATTGCCTGGGGCGATGACCGGGAGAGTGCGCGGCGCAGGTTGGCCGATGCACTGACAAAGACCGTGCTGTTCGGGCTGACGACAAACCGGACGTTTCTCGTCGATGTGCTGAATCGTCCGGCTTTTGCCGACGGTTGTGCGACCACGGCATTTATCGATCAGGCTTTCGGACCAGAGGATCTGTCGCCGGCGGTACCCGGCGTCGAACACGCAGCTGTGGCAGCGGTCATGCAGTATCGATGGCAGCGGGACGCGGCCCGACAGCGGGCTCTGTTGGTACCTGCCGATCTGCTGGGCTGGTCCAGCACCGGTTCGCTGGTATCGCGTTACCGCTATGGGCTCGCCGGGAACGCGCTCGACCTGACCGTGAGTGCCAGGGGTGATGATTATCGGGTGCGATCTGAGGGTGCTGAAATAGCCGTTCGCATGGTGGCTGACAGCGAGAACAAGGCTCGCATTGAAGTTGACGGACGCACCATTGAGGTTGTTTATGAAGCGCAGAGTCAAACTCGTGCGTACCTCTTCATGGATGGCGAGGCCTGGTGTTTTGATAACCAGATGGTTGCGGCTGCACTGTCAGAGACGCAAGCCGGCAACGGCCGCGTGCTGGCGCCGATGCATGGCCGGGTCACCGAGATTATGGTCAAAGCAGGTGATGTGGTCCGGAAGGGTCAGCGCCTCGCGAGTCTTGAAGCGATGAAGATGGAACACGAGATCGATGCGCCGGTAGACGGTACAGTCGAACAGGTGGTGTGCGCACTCCAGGTTCAGGTGGCCATCGACGACGTGCTGTTCGAGATCAGCTAA